A part of Caldicellulosiruptor owensensis OL genomic DNA contains:
- a CDS encoding ABC transporter ATP-binding protein — translation MKRILNSKLIRLFSYMWKEGGNPFLGILYTVSMLAIASQSFMFNYIAAVGVKRFTDAIFQSNYRQFISGISFIFKYFIVVAILLTIFGYIYQYSIRKTTVIIRKNILKKILSLSLTNFEKRHSGEFISRLNNDVAVAEGVYSWQVMVLAMGFISLFGSSVVIFSINKILFLYSLFAGLLNLVFNSIFIRPLRAVSNRIQQKIADITSLFSDIVAGAFVIRSFNVGKVIYEKFVQANLMLLKLSLKRVHYNSILASFNYSFGYLVFLGQIVVGGLLIIDDKLTFGNLIACIQVSHLLIWFFGAIGQFLTSLQGSLAGAERIFEILDLNDIEYSPKELFNESEKSLKKCWNECITSNACVEFRNVSFSYNNSKDVLKDVSFKIKKGSKIAFVGESGGGKSTIFKLLLNLYEPNSGQILIFGKDIKEYTKSELRDLISYVSQDIYLFNETVFENIRVGRLDATEKEVIQAAQMAHAHEFIMNLPDKYDTIVGESGVMLSGGQRQRIAIARAILKNSPIILLDEATSFLDSESEKLVIDVLQNLMKDKTILMTAHRLSTAEFADFVYVIENGTVVESGTHNELIGKDGRYAYLFRKWSAQKI, via the coding sequence ATGAAAAGAATTTTAAATTCAAAACTTATCAGACTTTTTTCTTATATGTGGAAAGAAGGCGGAAATCCATTTTTAGGAATTTTATATACTGTTTCTATGCTTGCAATTGCCTCTCAATCATTTATGTTTAATTATATAGCTGCAGTAGGTGTAAAAAGGTTTACAGATGCAATTTTTCAAAGTAACTATCGACAGTTTATTTCTGGAATATCTTTTATATTTAAATATTTCATAGTTGTTGCCATTTTACTAACAATTTTTGGATATATTTACCAGTATTCTATAAGAAAAACTACTGTAATAATTAGAAAAAATATCTTAAAAAAGATTTTGAGCTTATCATTAACGAATTTTGAAAAAAGGCACAGTGGAGAGTTTATTTCAAGACTTAACAATGATGTTGCAGTAGCTGAAGGTGTTTATTCCTGGCAGGTAATGGTTTTGGCAATGGGTTTTATAAGCCTTTTTGGAAGCTCTGTTGTGATATTTTCAATAAACAAAATATTGTTTTTATATTCACTTTTTGCAGGACTTTTAAATCTGGTGTTCAATTCTATTTTCATAAGACCTTTAAGAGCTGTGAGTAACAGAATTCAGCAAAAAATTGCTGATATAACTTCTCTATTTTCAGATATTGTTGCAGGGGCTTTTGTTATTAGAAGTTTCAATGTCGGAAAAGTAATTTATGAAAAATTTGTTCAGGCAAATCTGATGCTGTTAAAACTTTCGTTAAAGAGAGTTCATTACAATTCTATTTTGGCATCTTTCAATTATTCATTTGGGTATTTAGTTTTTCTTGGGCAAATAGTTGTAGGAGGATTGTTGATTATTGACGATAAATTAACGTTTGGTAATTTAATTGCATGTATTCAGGTTTCTCATCTTCTTATATGGTTTTTTGGCGCGATAGGACAATTTCTTACAAGCTTACAAGGGTCATTGGCAGGAGCTGAAAGAATATTTGAGATATTAGATTTGAATGATATTGAGTATTCGCCGAAAGAATTATTTAATGAGTCCGAAAAATCGTTAAAAAAATGCTGGAATGAATGTATCACTTCAAATGCATGTGTAGAATTTAGAAATGTATCTTTTTCATATAATAATTCAAAAGATGTTTTGAAAGATGTTTCTTTTAAAATTAAAAAAGGCTCAAAAATAGCTTTTGTTGGTGAAAGCGGTGGAGGTAAAAGCACAATTTTTAAACTTTTACTTAATTTATATGAACCAAATAGTGGGCAAATACTTATTTTTGGGAAAGATATAAAAGAGTATACTAAAAGTGAACTTAGAGATTTGATTTCTTACGTTTCTCAAGATATATATCTTTTTAATGAAACCGTTTTTGAGAACATTAGAGTTGGTCGTCTGGATGCAACTGAAAAAGAGGTTATACAGGCGGCACAAATGGCGCATGCTCATGAATTTATAATGAATCTGCCTGATAAATATGATACAATAGTTGGTGAAAGTGGTGTAATGTTATCAGGCGGTCAGAGGCAGAGAATTGCAATTGCAAGAGCGATATTAAAAAATTCGCCTATAATTCTTTTGGATGAAGCAACTTCGTTTTTAGATTCTGAGTCAGAAAAGCTTGTGATTGATGTTTTGCAAAATCTTATGAAAGATAAAACTATTCTTATGACAGCTCACAGGCTTTCTACTGCTGAGTTTGCAGATTTTGTGTATGTTATTGAAAATGGGACAGTTGTGGAAAGTGGTACTCATAATGAACTTATAGGAAAAGATGGTCGGTATGCTTATTTGTTTAGAAAATGGTCTGCACAAAAAATTTAA
- a CDS encoding VanZ family protein: MLICLENGLHKKFKIVRKGFLKVERLKYNIRWLLVVGWMCVIFYFSSQEGVVSHQRSFTIAFYIERIIEYVFARDIITDFNRKSFEFFVRKLAHISEYFILSMLFYKSFYAKEKNYKKSAIKSFIFSFLYAVSDEIHQMFVAGRGPSPVDVGVDSIGMFLYLIPKLLKGKLKKGQGSVI; encoded by the coding sequence ATGCTTATTTGTTTAGAAAATGGTCTGCACAAAAAATTTAAAATTGTTAGGAAAGGATTTTTAAAAGTGGAAAGGTTAAAATATAATATTCGCTGGTTATTGGTAGTTGGATGGATGTGCGTGATTTTCTATTTTTCGTCACAGGAAGGGGTAGTTTCTCATCAGAGGAGTTTTACCATAGCTTTTTACATAGAACGTATAATTGAATATGTGTTTGCAAGGGACATTATAACAGATTTTAACAGAAAGTCTTTTGAATTTTTTGTAAGAAAACTTGCTCATATAAGTGAATATTTTATTTTAAGTATGCTTTTTTATAAGTCATTTTATGCAAAAGAAAAAAATTATAAAAAGTCGGCAATCAAAAGCTTTATATTTTCTTTTCTTTATGCTGTGTCAGACGAAATTCACCAGATGTTTGTTGCAGGAAGAGGTCCAAGCCCAGTGGATGTGGGAGTGGATTCAATAGGAATGTTTCTGTACTTGATACCAAAACTTTTGAAGGGAAAACTTAAAAAAGGACAGGGCAGTGTAATATAA
- a CDS encoding TrkH family potassium uptake protein, with protein MYNTKFKEGHIELKHVLYMTGKTLSAIGIVEIVAAITSLLYREWNMLFNLMIGIGLFFIISFIFIFIGRDTKEERFSWGAGMSMVALTWALGALISAVPPYLSGHFASYLDAFFEVMSGYTTTGLVLIQDLDHAPMGLNMWRHLICYIGGQGMVLMTLSFLSSGMRGLLKAYMGEARDEQIFPNVMHTARIIWSVSLLYLILGTFALTINGILIGLPLDMAFFRGLWMFLGGWDTAGFAPQSQNAMYFHSLSYEIVCMTLMILGTINFALHYFILTGNYKEGIRNAEIKSLFTTVTILSFLGAVALRGIYPNGLVSFRKTFYHFLSAHTGTGFATIYSQQFFYEWNDTAIILITIAMLAGGSVCSTAGGIKALRIAILANALVNDIKKMIKPDSAVVVEKFHHLKEITLHDRLVRNASIIILLYIVTFSFGTLAGTFLGYPLKAAMFESASALGNVGLSIGITQPSMPDALKIIYIFMMWVGRLEFMSVIALFAFLFKEAKEG; from the coding sequence ATGTATAACACCAAATTCAAAGAAGGTCATATAGAACTCAAACATGTTCTTTACATGACAGGAAAAACTTTAAGTGCAATAGGGATAGTAGAAATAGTAGCTGCAATAACCTCTCTTTTGTACCGCGAATGGAATATGTTATTTAATCTTATGATTGGTATTGGACTTTTTTTTATTATAAGTTTCATATTTATATTTATTGGAAGGGACACAAAAGAAGAAAGGTTTTCGTGGGGCGCTGGAATGAGCATGGTGGCTTTAACATGGGCACTTGGTGCACTAATTTCAGCTGTGCCACCTTATCTTTCGGGCCATTTTGCTTCATACTTAGATGCTTTTTTTGAAGTCATGAGCGGATATACAACAACAGGTCTTGTCCTCATTCAGGACTTGGACCATGCACCAATGGGACTTAATATGTGGAGGCATTTAATATGTTATATCGGCGGACAGGGCATGGTACTTATGACCTTGAGCTTTTTGTCATCGGGTATGCGAGGACTTTTAAAAGCTTATATGGGTGAGGCAAGAGACGAGCAAATATTCCCAAATGTTATGCACACAGCAAGGATAATCTGGTCCGTGAGCCTTTTATACCTTATTTTGGGAACCTTTGCTTTAACAATAAATGGAATTTTAATAGGTCTTCCTTTGGACATGGCATTTTTCAGAGGGCTGTGGATGTTTCTTGGTGGCTGGGACACAGCAGGGTTTGCTCCACAGTCACAAAATGCAATGTATTTTCACAGTCTTTCATATGAAATTGTTTGTATGACATTAATGATCTTAGGAACAATTAACTTTGCACTTCATTATTTTATTCTAACAGGTAATTACAAAGAAGGTATCAGAAATGCTGAAATAAAAAGTCTTTTTACAACAGTAACCATTTTAAGTTTTCTCGGTGCTGTTGCTTTAAGAGGCATTTATCCAAATGGCCTTGTTTCATTTAGAAAAACATTCTATCATTTTCTTTCTGCCCATACAGGTACAGGATTTGCAACAATTTATTCGCAACAATTTTTCTATGAGTGGAATGACACCGCCATAATTCTTATCACTATAGCAATGCTTGCTGGTGGATCTGTATGTTCAACAGCAGGTGGCATAAAAGCTTTAAGAATTGCAATTTTGGCCAATGCTCTTGTAAATGATATTAAAAAGATGATAAAACCGGATTCAGCAGTTGTTGTTGAAAAGTTTCATCATTTGAAAGAAATAACTTTACATGATAGGCTTGTTCGAAATGCTTCTATTATAATACTTTTATATATTGTAACATTTTCTTTTGGAACACTTGCTGGAACATTTTTGGGTTATCCTTTGAAAGCTGCCATGTTCGAATCTGCTTCAGCTCTTGGCAATGTTGGACTCTCAATTGGAATTACCCAGCCTTCCATGCCAGATGCCCTTAAAATAATCTACATCTTTATGATGTGGGTGGGAAGGCTTGAGTTTATGTCTGTAATTGCACTTTTTGCATTCCTATTCAAAGAAGCAAAGGAAGGATAA
- a CDS encoding NAD-binding protein, whose protein sequence is MRVVIVGGGKVGYFLTKLLAERGRYHITVIEQQPELCRKVAEEFSNVTVIEGDGTSLDILSDAKVHRCDFFIAVTGKDEDNLISCQLAKKVFDVKRTIARANNPKNINVMKRLGVDNVISSTDIIAKIIEHEVEIEPLSVLATLKNGEIIVFQAVVQQNSPAANKKIAEVPFPKESIIGAIMRENETFVPSGDSIILPGDTLLVIVSEKDKREFKRLITSK, encoded by the coding sequence ATGAGAGTTGTTATTGTGGGCGGTGGAAAGGTAGGATATTTCTTGACAAAGCTCTTAGCTGAAAGAGGAAGGTATCACATCACTGTGATTGAACAGCAACCAGAACTGTGCAGAAAAGTTGCCGAAGAGTTTTCGAATGTGACTGTGATAGAAGGTGATGGAACATCTTTGGACATACTTTCTGATGCAAAGGTTCACAGGTGCGACTTTTTCATTGCCGTAACTGGAAAGGATGAAGATAATCTCATATCCTGCCAGCTTGCAAAGAAGGTATTTGATGTAAAAAGAACCATAGCAAGAGCAAACAATCCAAAAAACATAAACGTAATGAAAAGACTTGGCGTTGACAACGTGATATCATCAACAGACATCATCGCAAAGATAATTGAGCATGAGGTTGAAATAGAACCTCTTTCTGTTCTTGCAACTTTAAAAAATGGGGAGATAATAGTTTTTCAGGCGGTTGTTCAGCAAAATTCACCCGCGGCAAATAAAAAGATTGCAGAGGTTCCGTTCCCCAAAGAGAGTATAATAGGTGCTATCATGAGGGAAAACGAAACATTTGTACCGTCTGGAGACAGCATAATTTTGCCGGGTGACACCTTGCTTGTCATTGTAAGTGAAAAGGACAAAAGAGAATTCAAGAGACTTATAACCTCAAAATAA
- a CDS encoding potassium channel family protein translates to MYVIVVGCGKVGSTLAKSLADEGHDVVVIDSDAKNFERLGPDFNGMKIQGVVIDEDVLRQAGIEKADALAAVTPDDSTNIMTAQIAEEIYNVPKVIARIFDPLREDIFHSLGLETICPTTLAVEYIKSILLSREIRHKHRFGKDDVFFKYITPKRDDIGKGLDKIILPENCYLFGIIRNDHFYFKSKSIKLQENDIMVVAEKKVNQ, encoded by the coding sequence TTGTATGTAATAGTAGTTGGGTGTGGGAAAGTAGGTTCAACACTTGCAAAGTCTCTTGCTGATGAGGGGCATGATGTTGTTGTGATAGACTCTGACGCTAAAAACTTTGAAAGACTTGGACCTGACTTTAACGGTATGAAAATACAGGGTGTTGTAATTGATGAAGATGTTCTAAGACAGGCAGGAATAGAAAAGGCAGATGCTTTAGCAGCGGTAACTCCTGACGACAGTACAAACATAATGACAGCTCAAATTGCAGAAGAAATTTATAACGTTCCAAAAGTAATAGCAAGAATTTTTGACCCGCTGAGAGAAGATATTTTTCACTCCCTTGGACTTGAAACAATTTGTCCTACAACACTGGCTGTTGAGTATATAAAATCAATCCTGCTTTCACGCGAGATAAGACATAAACACAGATTTGGTAAGGATGATGTATTTTTTAAGTATATTACACCAAAGAGAGACGATATAGGAAAAGGGTTAGATAAAATAATCCTTCCTGAAAATTGCTATCTTTTTGGAATAATACGAAATGATCACTTTTATTTCAAAAGTAAAAGTATTAAACTGCAAGAAAATGATATAATGGTAGTTGCTGAAAAGAAGGTGAATCAATGA
- a CDS encoding SpoIID/LytB domain-containing protein — MRKKILCGAFAAIFFVVFSLINILPVFSQNQIPEWIRIGVFYSDIYKKSNPVDSVKIEAKGSLFLAISDDKNFVTIADTKRNVLTVEKDVYKKSDQEGSNFHVLVGRYISYRTAQDALKNFSYFKDVFIGFVNGGYSILAGSFDNLTDAQKLASRISGSLVFTSPTMVIVKDQDGKIIFGFDGQDSKYLMIIPQSQNGVERIKIGDRWFRGRVEFKRIKGSDMTVINVSKFEEYLYGVIRMEIDPFWPIEAVKAFAVIARTYAVRNIGKHEVQGFDLCPTDHCQVYGGAVDGTYGEKQAIAAVDSTRGEVITYKGIPIDAVYFSSTGGIPTEDSENVWKYPVEYLRSVDNSKEAKNSKSSWLFQFTKDEIKNMLKKRNIDVGDILDVQAVEYTKAGRVLRLKIIGTKGEYECQKEATRLLFGLYSQAYTIATDADVAVVDENGKVKKVRISGQKILFEDGSVKRAAVAGQKQNFEEIEKILPQTSESVYLSIYDEVYQSEEVGNFEFEDLTCSQQYIDVVNPDGSIDKVPLVPTTYTFNGKGWGHGVGMSQWGAKGLAESGYNYKQIIKHYYTGVEVEKR, encoded by the coding sequence ATGAGAAAGAAGATTTTGTGCGGGGCGTTTGCAGCTATCTTTTTTGTAGTTTTTTCCTTAATAAATATATTGCCTGTATTTTCACAAAATCAAATTCCTGAATGGATAAGAATAGGTGTATTTTACTCAGATATTTATAAAAAGTCAAATCCTGTTGATTCTGTAAAAATAGAAGCAAAAGGAAGTTTGTTTTTAGCAATTTCTGATGATAAAAACTTTGTTACTATTGCTGATACGAAAAGAAATGTCCTGACTGTAGAAAAAGACGTTTACAAAAAAAGTGACCAGGAAGGATCAAATTTTCATGTTCTGGTTGGGAGATATATTTCGTATAGAACTGCCCAGGATGCTTTGAAAAATTTTTCTTATTTTAAAGATGTTTTCATAGGCTTTGTAAATGGTGGATACAGTATTCTTGCAGGAAGTTTTGACAATTTAACTGATGCTCAAAAACTTGCATCGAGAATTTCAGGCAGCTTAGTTTTTACTTCACCTACTATGGTAATTGTAAAGGATCAGGATGGAAAAATTATATTTGGATTTGATGGACAGGATAGCAAATATTTGATGATAATTCCTCAGTCACAAAATGGGGTAGAAAGAATAAAGATAGGGGATAGATGGTTTAGAGGTAGAGTAGAATTTAAAAGAATTAAAGGCAGTGACATGACAGTTATAAACGTATCAAAGTTTGAGGAATATTTATATGGTGTTATCAGAATGGAGATTGATCCCTTCTGGCCGATTGAGGCTGTAAAGGCATTTGCGGTGATTGCGAGAACATATGCTGTAAGAAATATTGGGAAGCATGAGGTTCAGGGATTTGATTTATGTCCCACAGACCACTGTCAGGTATACGGTGGTGCGGTGGATGGGACATATGGTGAAAAACAAGCAATTGCAGCTGTTGACTCAACAAGAGGTGAGGTTATAACTTATAAAGGGATTCCAATTGACGCTGTTTACTTTTCATCGACTGGCGGCATTCCAACAGAAGATTCTGAAAATGTTTGGAAGTACCCTGTTGAGTATTTGAGGTCTGTTGATAACTCTAAAGAGGCAAAAAATTCAAAGTCGTCGTGGTTATTTCAGTTTACAAAAGATGAGATAAAAAATATGCTCAAAAAAAGAAACATAGACGTTGGTGATATTTTGGACGTTCAGGCGGTTGAGTATACAAAGGCAGGAAGAGTTTTGAGACTAAAAATTATCGGCACAAAAGGCGAATATGAGTGTCAAAAAGAGGCAACACGGCTTTTGTTTGGTCTTTACAGCCAGGCATATACAATTGCGACTGATGCGGATGTTGCTGTAGTGGATGAAAATGGGAAGGTGAAAAAAGTGAGAATCAGTGGTCAGAAGATTTTGTTTGAAGATGGAAGTGTAAAAAGAGCAGCAGTTGCTGGGCAGAAGCAGAATTTTGAGGAAATTGAAAAGATTTTGCCACAAACATCTGAAAGTGTGTATCTTTCGATATATGATGAGGTGTATCAGTCTGAAGAAGTTGGGAATTTTGAATTTGAGGACCTGACATGTTCACAGCAGTATATAGATGTAGTAAATCCAGATGGTAGCATTGACAAAGTGCCGCTTGTTCCTACCACTTACACATTCAATGGCAAGGGCTGGGGACATGGTGTCGGAATGAGCCAGTGGGGTGCAAAAGGACTTGCTGAAAGTGGTTATAATTATAAGCAAATTATAAAACATTACTATACAGGAGTTGAGGTTGAAAAAAGATGA
- the queA gene encoding tRNA preQ1(34) S-adenosylmethionine ribosyltransferase-isomerase QueA: MRKWKLSDFHYDLPDELIAQKPVEPRDSSRLMVILPDGTIEHRIFRDIVEYLNEGDCLVLNNSKVIPARLIGQREDTGSFIEFLLVKRLDINTWEVMTRPGKKARRGRKFIFGNGELKAKVLHVNQDEGTRIVRFYYEGVFEEVLEKLGKIPLPPYIKEELEDLSRYQTVYSKVPGSAAAPTAGLHFTEELLKKIEEKGVEILYVTLHVGLGTFKPVKVENIEEHRMHDEYYEISQEVADRINKAKEFGKRVIAVGTTSCRVLESCSDENGRLKAKKGWTDIFIYPGYEFKVLDGLVTNFHLPDTTLMMLVCAFGGYERIMNAYKIAVEMKYRFFSFGDAMLILR, encoded by the coding sequence ATGAGAAAATGGAAACTCAGCGATTTTCACTATGACCTGCCAGATGAGCTGATTGCACAAAAACCTGTAGAACCACGGGATAGCTCAAGACTTATGGTTATTTTGCCAGACGGTACAATCGAGCACAGAATTTTCCGCGATATAGTTGAATACTTAAATGAAGGTGACTGTCTTGTTTTAAACAACTCAAAGGTAATACCTGCACGCTTGATTGGGCAAAGAGAAGACACTGGCAGTTTTATAGAATTTTTGCTTGTAAAAAGGCTTGATATAAACACATGGGAGGTAATGACTCGACCGGGTAAAAAAGCGCGAAGAGGAAGAAAATTTATATTTGGCAATGGAGAGCTAAAAGCAAAGGTTTTGCATGTAAATCAGGATGAAGGTACCAGAATCGTAAGATTCTATTATGAAGGGGTATTTGAAGAGGTTTTAGAAAAGCTGGGCAAGATTCCTCTTCCACCATATATAAAAGAGGAGCTTGAGGACTTATCAAGGTATCAGACAGTGTACAGCAAAGTACCTGGTTCTGCTGCAGCACCGACTGCAGGGCTTCATTTTACTGAAGAACTATTGAAAAAAATAGAAGAAAAAGGTGTTGAGATTTTGTATGTGACACTGCATGTTGGACTTGGAACTTTTAAACCTGTTAAGGTTGAGAATATAGAAGAACACAGAATGCATGATGAGTATTACGAAATTTCTCAGGAGGTTGCAGACAGAATAAATAAAGCAAAAGAGTTTGGGAAAAGAGTCATTGCGGTTGGTACAACATCGTGCAGGGTTTTAGAATCGTGCAGCGATGAAAATGGCAGACTAAAGGCTAAAAAAGGCTGGACAGATATTTTTATATATCCGGGATATGAATTTAAAGTGCTTGATGGACTTGTAACAAACTTTCATCTTCCTGATACTACTTTAATGATGCTTGTATGTGCATTTGGCGGATACGAAAGGATTATGAATGCTTACAAGATTGCGGTCGAAATGAAATATAGATTTTTTAGCTTTGGAGATGCAATGCTTATCTTAAGATAA
- a CDS encoding TIGR02677 family protein, whose amino-acid sequence MINFQAPLLGKLKYFEYLTAPNSERYRTIMRYCFLCHLEYKNRLTKEEIFTFLKSFPQFADYTEQMCEQDLKSLVEWGNLNSIQDTSKTRTVEEFKNKRFLYELTPIGLRIERFLFELETQEDTKAELNPKHIEKIFLLLQQVDSILQDPQKRAVDWWDELTRSFEEIEKSYSEYISMLKSYEAENLMIKEKFLDYKSKLVQYLYNFYIIFQNYLPRIRSIFLLLEDSKVEKLLNYIIDQEKEHPKNIFKDPESIERNIKARFDNIKLWFVAPHGQAEKLSDQIQGLIRKVSDLAARLSELSSVKVNRQEEFKHLAKIFSNLDLATCHKLSAVVFGVLLPRYIAAEEKRQSELASLSILDVPPMKSLLHSRGRLVREKSKVLPASEFSEDKKKRFEEYKKKIEEEEKLVAELIKDGRIEFENLPVLTPQVRKKLLVWLSRGLSSGFGNTDSGKRFKVVRPKDGRYCVLKSTDGELEMPAYVIEFVE is encoded by the coding sequence ATGATAAACTTCCAAGCTCCGCTTTTGGGGAAACTCAAATATTTTGAGTACCTTACAGCACCTAACTCAGAAAGATACAGAACAATAATGAGATACTGTTTTTTGTGCCATTTAGAGTACAAAAACAGACTTACAAAAGAGGAGATTTTCACGTTTTTAAAAAGTTTTCCACAGTTTGCAGACTACACTGAACAGATGTGCGAACAGGACTTGAAAAGTCTTGTTGAGTGGGGCAATTTAAATTCAATTCAGGATACGTCAAAGACCAGGACTGTTGAAGAGTTCAAAAACAAAAGATTTTTGTATGAACTTACACCTATAGGACTTAGGATTGAAAGGTTTTTGTTTGAACTTGAAACTCAAGAAGACACAAAAGCAGAGCTAAATCCCAAACATATTGAGAAGATATTTCTCTTGCTTCAGCAGGTGGATAGTATATTGCAAGACCCGCAAAAAAGAGCGGTTGACTGGTGGGACGAGCTAACAAGATCATTTGAGGAGATTGAAAAGAGCTATTCAGAGTATATTTCAATGTTAAAGTCGTACGAAGCTGAAAATCTCATGATAAAAGAAAAGTTTTTGGACTACAAGTCAAAGCTTGTACAGTACCTTTACAACTTCTATATTATATTTCAGAACTATCTTCCAAGAATAAGATCCATCTTTTTGTTATTGGAAGACTCTAAAGTTGAAAAGCTTTTGAACTACATAATCGACCAGGAAAAAGAACATCCCAAAAACATATTCAAAGACCCAGAGAGCATAGAAAGAAATATAAAAGCAAGGTTTGACAATATAAAACTCTGGTTTGTTGCTCCTCATGGCCAGGCAGAAAAACTTTCTGACCAGATCCAGGGGCTTATAAGAAAAGTATCTGACCTTGCAGCAAGGCTTTCGGAGCTGTCAAGTGTCAAAGTAAACAGGCAGGAGGAGTTCAAGCACTTGGCAAAAATCTTCTCAAACCTTGATTTAGCTACATGTCACAAGCTTTCTGCAGTTGTGTTTGGTGTGCTTTTGCCACGATACATTGCAGCCGAGGAAAAGAGGCAGAGCGAACTTGCAAGTCTTAGCATTCTTGATGTACCACCGATGAAGAGTTTGCTTCACTCAAGAGGAAGACTTGTGAGGGAAAAGAGCAAGGTTTTGCCGGCATCTGAATTTTCTGAAGACAAGAAGAAAAGGTTTGAGGAGTACAAAAAGAAGATTGAAGAGGAAGAAAAGCTTGTTGCTGAGCTTATAAAAGATGGGAGAATTGAGTTTGAAAATCTTCCTGTTTTGACTCCACAGGTTAGAAAAAAACTTCTTGTGTGGCTCTCAAGAGGACTTTCGTCAGGTTTTGGTAATACAGACTCAGGGAAAAGATTTAAAGTTGTAAGACCAAAAGATGGAAGATATTGCGTTCTAAAATCAACAGATGGTGAGCTTGAGATGCCGGCGTATGTAATTGAGTTTGTTGAGTAA
- a CDS encoding TIGR02678 family protein → MKSTLLKLLSNFWVLKEKDVESYYECKNIDKELKDFIVSKLGLRFYATSDMVRLEKVPLVPRKYMGILDFEEPKDYVFFCLVLAFLEDKGKNTQFLLEDITQYIRSNFPGEEIDWTMYSDRRSLIRVLKFCEKMGLIKIDDGNQELFMERVDVDVLYESTGLSKYFMRTFPKSLVEYLSVEEILNSEFEFTNGLSDQITDIKRIKAYRGLLIDGIVDFECEAPLYYIKKQKTTILQDLEKFVPELELHLFKSFAYLSVEGDYKYTYPDDSNLCDVLLLCSRELLERVEKGELRLSPAHDILEISLDHFKLIVEDVKKKYGHFWNKEWREKSTEKIFEELLEYLQLHNFAQTNDDGYLVISPIFFRIVGEYQDYETNSQLSEKDNSNEKAFEDINVDGGFHFEDEQGK, encoded by the coding sequence ATGAAAAGTACTCTTTTGAAGCTACTTAGCAACTTTTGGGTTTTGAAAGAAAAGGACGTGGAGAGCTATTATGAGTGCAAAAATATTGACAAAGAGTTGAAAGACTTTATAGTTTCCAAGCTGGGACTTAGATTTTATGCCACATCTGACATGGTCAGACTTGAAAAGGTACCGCTTGTCCCAAGAAAGTACATGGGAATTTTGGACTTTGAAGAGCCGAAAGACTATGTATTTTTCTGTCTTGTTCTTGCTTTTTTAGAGGACAAGGGCAAAAACACTCAATTTTTGCTTGAGGATATCACGCAGTATATACGGTCGAATTTTCCTGGTGAGGAAATTGACTGGACGATGTATTCTGACAGAAGGTCGCTTATTAGAGTGCTTAAATTTTGCGAAAAGATGGGACTTATCAAGATAGATGATGGCAATCAAGAGCTGTTTATGGAAAGAGTTGATGTAGATGTACTTTATGAATCAACAGGGCTGTCAAAGTACTTTATGAGGACATTTCCTAAAAGCCTTGTTGAGTATTTGTCAGTCGAAGAGATTTTAAATAGCGAGTTTGAGTTTACAAATGGACTTTCTGACCAAATCACTGATATAAAGAGAATAAAAGCCTACAGAGGGCTTTTGATAGATGGCATTGTGGATTTTGAGTGTGAAGCACCACTTTATTACATTAAAAAGCAAAAGACAACCATTTTACAGGACCTTGAAAAGTTTGTACCAGAGCTTGAACTTCACCTGTTCAAGTCGTTTGCCTACCTTAGCGTTGAAGGTGATTACAAGTATACCTATCCTGATGATTCGAACCTGTGCGATGTGTTGCTTTTATGCTCAAGAGAACTTCTTGAAAGGGTTGAAAAAGGAGAGCTAAGACTTTCGCCTGCACATGATATACTTGAAATTTCGCTTGACCATTTTAAGCTAATTGTGGAGGATGTCAAGAAAAAATACGGACATTTTTGGAACAAGGAGTGGAGGGAAAAGTCAACAGAGAAAATATTTGAAGAACTTTTAGAGTATTTGCAGCTTCACAATTTTGCACAGACAAATGATGATGGATATCTTGTTATATCTCCTATTTTTTTTAGGATTGTTGGTGAATATCAGGATTATGAGACGAATAGTCAGCTTTCCGAAAAAGATAATAGTAATGAGAAAGCTTTTGAGGATATAAATGTAGATGGAGGTTTTCATTTTGAAGATGAGCAGGGAAAATAG